The sequence below is a genomic window from Haematobia irritans isolate KBUSLIRL chromosome 3, ASM5000362v1, whole genome shotgun sequence.
CATCACAACATCACTACCACCACCATCACCAAAATAGAGCCAGGCAAACAGTCAGGATAGCTTTCAGGCATTCAGCCAGGCACATAATCAACAAGAGAAAAACATAGAGAtccccatatactaacacactaccacacacacacacacacatcgtcTGATTTGGAGGAAAGAAGACATCCATCCCATCCCATCACCACCATACACGGTTACCACTACAACTACTGTCCCACACATTTGGtcgattgttgttgttgtgaggGAGACTTTGATTTGTTGCCGCAATAGATTTTCTGAAGTGTGCCATCGCGATGGCTGCTCCTGCAGCCTGTACGCGTTTCTCGGACAACTATGACATCAAAGAGGAGCTGGGCCGAGGCGCATTTTCCATTGTGAAACGTTGCGTTCAAAAATCCACAGGCAATGAGTTTGCTGCGAAAATAATTAACACGAAAAAATTGACAGCTCGCGATTTTCAGAAATTGGAAAGGGAGGCgagaatttgccggaaattgcaTCACCCGAATATAGTGAGACTGCACGACAGTATACAGGAGGAGAACTATCATTATTTGGTATTCGATTTGGTTACTGGTGGTGAATTGTTCGAGGATATTGTGGCCAGAGAATTCTATTCGGAAGCAGATGCATCACATTGTATTCAGCAGATATTGGAATCGGTCAATCACTGCCACCAGAATGGTGTGGTCCATCGTGATCTAAAGCCGGAGAACCTATTGCTGGCGAGCAAGGCGAAGGGTGCCGCTGTCAAATTGGCCGACTTTGGTCTGGCCATTGAGGTGCAGGGGGATCATCAGGCCTGGTTTGGTTTTGCCGGCACTCCGGGCTATCTGTCGCCCGAGGTGCTCAAGAAGGAACCCTACGGCAAACCGGTGGACATTTGGGCTTGTGGTGTTATCTTATACATTCTCCTGGTCGGTTATCCACCGTTTTGGGATGAGGATCAACACCGCCTGTATTCCCAAATCAAGGCTGGAGCTTATGATTATCCATCGCCCGAATGGGATACGGTAACACCAGAAGCCAAAAATCTTATCAATCAAATGCTTACCGTAAATCCCCACAAACGTATCACAGCTGCTGAAGCCCTCAAACATCCCTGGATATGCCAACGCGAACGTGTCGCCTCCGTGGTTCACCGTCAAGAAACTGTTGATTGCCTCAAGAAGTTCAATGCTCGCCGCAAACTGAAGGGTGCTATTCTGACCACAATGTTGGCCACTCGAAATTTCTCCAGCAAGAGCATGGTTACCAAAAAAGGCGAGGGTTCGCCCGTCAAGGATTCCACTGATTCATCCAATGCCACATTGGAGGATGATGATGTTAAGG
It includes:
- the CaMKII gene encoding calcium/calmodulin-dependent protein kinase II, with the protein product MAAPAACTRFSDNYDIKEELGRGAFSIVKRCVQKSTGNEFAAKIINTKKLTARDFQKLEREARICRKLHHPNIVRLHDSIQEENYHYLVFDLVTGGELFEDIVAREFYSEADASHCIQQILESVNHCHQNGVVHRDLKPENLLLASKAKGAAVKLADFGLAIEVQGDHQAWFGFAGTPGYLSPEVLKKEPYGKPVDIWACGVILYILLVGYPPFWDEDQHRLYSQIKAGAYDYPSPEWDTVTPEAKNLINQMLTVNPHKRITAAEALKHPWICQRERVASVVHRQETVDCLKKFNARRKLKGAILTTMLATRNFSSKSMVTKKGEGSPVKDSTDSSNATLEDDDVKARRQEIIKITEQLIEAINSGDFDAYTKIGDPHLTAFEPEALGNLVEGIDFHKFYFENVLGKNCKAINTTILNPHVHLLGEDAACIAYVRLTQYIDKQGHAHTHQSEETRVWHKRDSKWQNVHFHRSASGKVSGATTFDFTSQK